In Miscanthus floridulus cultivar M001 chromosome 8, ASM1932011v1, whole genome shotgun sequence, the sequence GTCAGAGAGCAACGCATCTTATGTGTCTTGGAAACAGGGACATGAAACCTTCTATCGAGACTGACCTTAAGAGGAAGACTATATAAAATTCTTTCATATATACTTATTAATATTTTCTAAATAATAAAAGGGATAATTGTCtgttggacatccaaagtgatggtcctttgccggcggacacccactttggagcattttgccagaagacactctggttcagtgaaattaggccacaggacaccgcggaccggttgcagccggttgaggagagagaacaacggtcaaatgacattcttgcccACCATTAGGCCCGGCCCAAGTGCCTCCTTGGCTGTGGCGGCAGCTCTCGGCGGCGTGGCTCGGCGGGTGCAGCTGGGCGGGACAGCAGCGGCTCCGATGGCGAGCACAAAGAGGGAGAGCGGGTAGAACAGAGaggtagagtggagtagaggggAGCAGGAAGCGGTGGtgtggcgaagagagagagagagcagggcTGTGACGGCAATGGTGGAGAGAGGGAGTGATTAGGGCagagcaaagaagaaggcgttGGGCGGCGATGGGATTTGGCCCCGGCAGCGCAGCTTGCGGCGAGGCAAGGCGAGGCAAGAAGAGCAAGGGCAGAGTGGCTCGGCGGCGGAGGACGCGGCGCTCCGACGGCTTCAACCTTCGGCAACCATGGCCTAAGCTCGAGGTGCTCCGGTGGAGGCGGGGCGTGGCGCTCCCGTGCTTGGCCTCGGTAGCGACCATGAGCGGCCTTTTATAGCCGGAGAAGGTCGGTACCGGGGAAAATATCTCTGGCGAGCGTCGATGGAGAGGATGAGAGCGAGTGTGAGCTAGATGACAGATTTCTCGGAAGGGATAAGAGTGGTGCGGAGGATGATGGCAGACAGAGGTGGTTTGTTGAAAATATCTTCGACGGCGTGTTCCTCGTGCCTGGGCGCAGCAGTCACGACGCGAAGCCTACATGGCGTGGGCGTGTGCGTGCTCTGCTGTGGCCTAGGCCAAGCCAAGGAGGCACATGCGCTGGGCCTTatggtggagagggaggcgtACACCTTACGCCCTGGAGCGCATCCGTGCACTGCCGCGCGCGTTCCATGTCCCCGCTCCGCAGCACGTCGTCGCGGCTCAAACTGATCAATGCGCTCGTCTCGGCGCTGGATCTCGGCCCCGGCCCCGCCGCCAACGCGACCGGTGGGACACATAGGGAGGCCGCACCGCAGGTCACCGCCTCATCCcactcgtcctcctcctccatgtcATCGTCCTCCTCATCGGTCGCGTGGTCGTCGGCACAcgggtcccggcggtgggtgttCTTCAGGGACATGCTCCTCCACCGcaggggcaagaatgtcatttcaccgctgttctctctcctcaaccggctgcaaccggtccgcgatgtcctgtggcctaatttcaccgaaccagagtgtcttctggcaaaatgctccaaagtggTGTCCGACAGCAaaggaccatcactttggatgtccaacaGACAATTATCCCTTTATTAAAACATTACTAATCGCCATATGTGTTTAATTGAATCGAACAAGACAAGTGGAGTaaaaatatgataagtaaggagCAAGGAACTGCAGGGGTAAGCTATTTAAAGCACAAAAGCAGGCAACTGGATGGCCAGAAAAGTAGAGGCGTCATGGAAAGCAAGGAAAGACAATTTATTTATTAGTAAGTGTTCTCATCAGGTTTAAATTTCTGATATGGGTGGAACTTTAACGCGTGATTGAAAGCATAGTGCTAAAGGAATGCTTACATTCATGGAAGCTCGCACGGGTCATGCATGCTGATATACGCCTCATATTTTACCTTATGTCCCACGCGTATTGCGCTACTGGAAGTAATATCACGATATAGCTTTGTAGATTTTATTCCGTTAAGGACCTATATCAATTATTAATCCTATGCACGATCGTTACAGGTTAAGATTTGTTTGTCCTTCTTATGGCTGCTATTGTTTGTCGTTGAGTCTGTTTAGTTTGTGCCCCGACCAACGCTAGCTCCAAGTTAAGATTTGTTGAGCAACAgcattttttttgaagaaaattatGGACAATGATTGGCACCAAATCAACGTGGACAGGTACGCATAATGTTAACAAACCCAGCCCGTATCATTCTCGCCGTCACAGTGATTATAGTGATATATATATCCAGAGAAGCGCGCGGTCAGGCGGGTGCGCACGTAAACAATCGACCGGGATGGCTTTTCAAATGCTAGATTATAAGCGCGCGAAATGCGCGCGTTGCATTGTTGCTATATTTTTCACGCATACACGACAAGGAGAACAACTCCCGCGCCTATACTATACGATACGGCTTCAATTTTATTAACCAGCCAGCATGCAGGACACCCACAGGCATGCAACAATAGCACAAAGtgataagtatatatatatattcacctAAAAGTGAACCACCCAGCGCCGTGCATGATATATAAGGGTGTCCGAAGGAATACAAACAATTGCCACCCCTCAAAATGGGTAGGAGGTTGTTGTTTCTAGCCACTCCTAGTAGATATAaagttcttcttccttcttgctctAGATATAACAGATATATAAAGTATATTAATTAGCAACCCTTGAAAATGGGTACGCAGTTCTTGCTTTCTTAAAAGGTGAGGTAAAACTCTCTTTAAAAAAAAAGGGTACGCGGTTGTTGTTTCCAGCCACACCCTTGGAAATGAGCCCAAATATAAAGTTTTCCTTCCTGCTCTGGATAGAACAAGTTCCCCTTCGTTCCCTTTTCCAAatagaattatagcctaagggcccatctctgttaaaTGGTTTCTGGATAGACCAAAAATGAAGTTTAGTTTCCTTTCTTTTCTGGATAGAACTGTAGCCTAAAGGCCCATCTCTGTTAAATGGTTTGTAATAACGAACTAGTGTCAAACAAAAAACCATATGCTTCCTAGTAATGGAACCCGCAACCTTAACTTTGAGGACCCATCTCTGTTAAATGGTTTGTGTTAATGAGCCAGCATGAAACAAAAAACCATGTGCATCCTAGGACTAGGACCTACAACCTCCAACCTCCAACCGTGCATGTTAGCTGACATAGTTTTTGAGGGTCTGGATAGAACTTATCTCCATACCACTATACAAATTAGTGTATAGTGTAGTGGTATTTGAGGGTCCATCTCTGTTAAATTAGTGTATGTTAGCTCCATACCGTTACACTACACACTAATTTGTAACTTTGAATAGCATGCTATTTTTATATTGATTTTTGAGATATTTATATTGAATATTTCAGCCCATAAATAAATTTAAATGAAAATTTTCAAATGCAAAGTATTAGATCATGGTGagctctatattttttatattggGTGTATCTTCATTTCAGATATCctaaaatttcaaaaaaattgaATCTCAAAATCTAACATTTTGAAATCAATGTTTAGGAATCTAAATGTTTTAAATCGAAAACTTGTTGCAATTGCAAATTTGGTACGGATCATGTCAACGTTCAAAGTTgtttgaaaattctaaattttgaatttcaatatctTATAATACGAAATAAACATTTAGAAATCTAAATGACTTCTATTCGCAACCATGATAAAAAAAACCTTGTTATTTGGTTTGCAATACCAAGTCATTCAGTTTTCAAGATGAACTTCAATGACAGAAAGGACTCCACCGTTGCGTAACTCTTGTCGAGGCAAATAAAATGTGTATGTTGAACACAAGATTTGAAGTTCAGATAAGAGAATTTGGCCTCCAGAAGATTTCCTCTCTACCAAAACCAGAGGATCCAATATGCATACTGGGAATCCAATTTGGACAGTTCAGATCAAATTTGAGTCAATTTTAACTTTAAATCTTGATGCATTTGGACTCTAACTCATGGATACACCTCCCACCCTATAAGTATAAAAGGTCATGGCCGATTGAGGGTATCCAATCAATTAATCAATAtaactttttatattttttgcCTTTATCTTTATACTTTTACTCTCTTTTTGCCCTAATCTCTCCCATACCCTAGATTGTTGCTATTCCTTTGTCCCTATGATGTTTAAAGACGCCCGTTGTCCTGCCGACGCTAGGGCAACCCAAAGTGTGCTTGCCCCATTAGGTTTCCTCCCGGCTGAGCGTTCCTTGGTGTGCCCTGACCGTACCGGGTGGTGAAGGATAGTATGGTTTTCATAGGGGTGCTACGAGGAGTCTCCACAAGCTACACGTGGGCATGCTCATGTGTAATAGTGTGTTTTAGCATCAACATACTCCGGTGACTCTGGTGGGAAAAAATCAAATACATCTACAATAGTTGATAACCATTTTAGGCAACAAGATCCCAAAGCCCGGAGAATTCAATCCCAACCACATCATTAGGCTAGATTTGGACAAAACTCCTGCTGATGAACAAAAGGTGCTTGAAGAGAGAGTGGCTTAGATTGAAGAGAGGAAGACAAGCGGCATAAGGAACAACTAAACTAGGAAGGACAACAACACTTACATTTCTCCATGGACAGGCAAGGCGGAATCAAGAAGATCAAAGATTTGACCTTCAATCCTCttcaaaaagaggaaaaaacaATACGAGTACAAGTGGGCACTAAAATATGAGATTGCTAATATGATTATCATGTGGTTAGTGCTTCTGTTAATTACAAATTCGATGTTTTGGTTCAGCATATGAACGAGCTTATTGTTGGCACCAAAGGTGGCACACAGAATAAACCACAAATGCATGATTGTCAAGGTAGATTGCACCTGGGAGTAGTAATGTTTCTTCCCTAACTCCAATGCCACATCTCATTTTGCTTAGTTGACATCCTATTTGATGACCATAGAAACCCTCCTAGGCTCTAGGCTAGGACTGTCCTAAATCAGTAGGAGTACAAAACATATTGAACACATAACAcatttatgatttttttatttaaactACTTTCTCTGGTTATAAGATGTGGTGTTTTGTGTACGTCAAAAGTCAAATTTTATAATCTTTGACCAATGATTTGGTTATCAATTTTTAACTATTATTATACAAACATGATACCATTATGAGATTTGTAACTAAATGTACTATCCAATAATCGTAAACTCTAAAATAAAACAAACGAATGATTAAAGTGTAATTTATGAGACCGTGCTATGTCAAACTATGTCTTATAAACTGGATTGCAGGGAGTACTTGTGTAGACAAATCTAGCCATACAAATTCTAAAACttcattaaatgattaaaggaATAGTGGTTAAAACCTTGTTGACTACACACATTATGAAATTAATGACTGTTATTTATGACTAGAGGAGGAACTTGACCCGACACGATTCCGAATTTTAACCTGTACTCCGATCCTAGGAGAATGTCAAAACCCAAAACAGAGATATCTTTTATCAAAGGTCACCTTGTATGGGCTTAATTATATATTATTCCGACTGTAAACAAGAAAACTAAAAGCTGTTAAGTGATTAGACATATTGGGGCTATGTATATTTTATAACATTTGAACACAAATTGGAATGGCAAGGGgaaataaaatatatatatacgaATAGCTAGGTCGGCAAAGCATACTTCTTTAGTGATTTACTATTTTGAAACGAAAAAGATGGGACAACACACACCTTCGCATCTGATTCGAGCGAGCGCCGCACCGACCACACACTCCATGCTTACAGTTGTCATCTACGTATACGTCTACCTTTCTTGGTAAAATTGATACTTATTTAAGGTACCCCTATCCCTAGTGCTACTTACGGCTACGAATTGACACGGCACAAACAGTGAGTTGAAGCAAAGCTAGAGCGAGAGAGCCGATGGCGGAGCAGTCCCTGTCCTCCTCCCCACCACCAGCAGCTGCAGGAGGAGGAGGGTCCGGCGGCAGCTCGTCGGTGCGGCCTCCCGCCGTCTACACCATCGGCTACGCGATGCTGCCCAACAAGCATGACACCTTCGTCCAGCCGTCGTTCATCGACCTGGCAGCGCAGCACGGCATCCGGTTCGTGGCCGTCGACGCGTCCAGGCCGCTCGTGGAGCAGGGCCCCTTCGACCTCGTCGTCCACAAGCTCTACGGCCAGCCGTGGCGCGCACAGCTGGAGGCCTACTCGGCGCTCCACCCTGACGTCCCCATCATCGACCCGCCCGCCAACATTGAGCGCATCCTCGACCGCTTCACCATGCTCGACGTCGTGTCCGGGCTCGACTCCGTGGCCGTCCCCaggcaggtcatcgtccacgacGCCGGGGCCCTGCTGCAGCTGGTCGACGACGACGCCGTCCTCGGCGACCTCCGGTTCCCGCTCATCGCCAAGCCCGTGGAGGTGGACGGGAGCGCCGCGTCCCACAACCTCTGCCTCGTGTACCGTCGCGAGGGCCTGCGCGGCCTCCGCGCGCCGCTCGTGCTGCAGGAGTTCGTCAACCACGGCGGCGTGCTCTTCAAAGTGTACGTGGTGGCCGACCACGCCACGTGCGTGACGCGGAGCAGCCTGCCGCACGTGCCACACGAGCGCCTCCAGGACCTCACCGCCGACGCCGCGGTCCCCTTCGCCAACATCTCCCTCCTCGCGCCCACTACCGCGGTCGGCGACGAGAGCGCCAAGGTGCCACCGCCACAGGAGTTCGTCGACAAGGTCGCCCGCGAGCTCCGGCGGGCAGTGGGCTTGCACCTCATCAACTTCGACCTCATCCGGACGAGGGACGCTCAAGGAGACGCCAAGTACCTCGTCCTCGACATCAACTACTGCCCGGGATACTCCAAAATGCCCGGTTTTGAGCCGGTCCTCACTGAATTCTTCTTGGAGATGCTTCGCAGCAGACCTGTTCGTGATGACCGGCCTGGACCGGGCGCTGGCCTAGGCGTTGATGAGGCACGCAAGGCAGAGGCCGAGCCCACCAGCGTCATCCCGTCGGGGGCGGAGCCGAGGCAGCTGGTTCAGGCCTAAAATCGCTCGAAGGTTACGGGATTCATTTTGGTCCCAACCGAAATGGACGAATTTCGAGAAATTTCGGTCTAATTTCGGGCTTAATTCGGTGAATTTTTTAATTTGAAGCACAAAATTTATTTTGGACCTAACCGAAATGGACAAATTTCACCGAAATTTGGACTATCTCGGTCAAATCCCAGATCCATGAAATCACTAGGTTCCAGATCCAATTTCATCCGGCACGGTTTGCTGAACCTGCCTGAGGCAAGTTCAATTTGGAATCTTTTACCATACCAAGTTTGGAGCACCAAGACCACACCAGTGAAGTGtgaagtttgctttaatttgtaaCCTTTCGTTGCAATTGCAAAGAAAAAATAAACAACATTTGCTTTGTACCCTTGGTTGTCCAACTGAAGTTGCATGTGTAGAAGTTTTCtttttaagatttttttttttttttgaaacggtcGGCAGGAGCTCTGCCGAACGTGTATTGATATagaatggattttttttttaagatTCACAGAGCGAATTTCTGCTCCGAAATCAGCAGTTTCATAAAAGCATGTCATCATCGTAGAATTTGTTGTGGCGCTGAAAAGAGGAAATGTGTTGGATTGCACCTTTAATCGGTAGTTTCTAGTGGATTGAGCATATTTGCACCGAAGCAGAAGACAGCAACAATGCTTGCATGAAGGGTGTGGTCACTTGGGATGGCGCGAAATAAAAGACGACATGGTGAAGCAGCAAGTCTTCTGCCTCTGGGCACGGCACAGTATCATGCGTCGTAGATGCAAAACGTTGACCACAAATATTAGTATCACGGCATAGTAGGAAGCAGCATAAAACAGGTTCCCCACGCCATCGACGTGTGATCCGGACACCTCGACCGACCACGCACCTCCATGCCACTGTATCCAGGACACCGAGGGCCGCAGCCGCATGTCAAGTTGTCAACTATCAGGGGCGTGTTTAGTTTGCCCACGAAGTTGGCGCCGCCAAAAAAAAATCAGGTACGGTAGCGCACTGTagtgtttcgtttgtatttgataataattgtccaatcgttgactaattaggctcaaaacgttcgtctcgcaaagtacaaccaaactgtataattagtttttgatttcgtcaacatttagtactccatgcatgtaccgcaagtttgatgtgacggagaatcttctttttgcatagtgccaaattcaagAATctgtgggaactaaacaagggccacgCATTCAGGCCACCTGCTCTACTGCGACTCTGCGAGACGAGTCCCATCCCAATGCAAAGCATCATCTGATTCAGATGCTCCTTTTCATCCCACAACAATAGAGAAGCGACAATTTGTACTACCATCTCCTAGTACCGTACAAATCTCAAATTATCTTACAAGTTGCTGCCATGAAGCCATGCTGGCTTCgttctttcctttcctttttctctCCTCTTTATCTTCTTTTTGACAGAGGCGTTTGTGCTCTAAGACTGACAACAGATTCAACCCAAACATAGGAGGCATTTCCCGGTTTACGTTGCGCACAATAAAAAAGTACGTGACCCATATCCTCCCTCCTCCAACAGCAGCCGCAACAGAGCGTCCTCCACCCTTCCTCCTCTTGCGAGCCCCGCCGCCTCTTCCCTTCTTCCTCTCGCTCCACCGGCGGCGCCCCTCCATCCCACCCAGAGGTAGCTCCTTTCCCTACCGGATCTGGCCTCCCGAGGTCGCCGGCGACTCCGTTCGTGGTGCCACGTGGCCGAGCGCCCCCGTCCGCGGGGCTCGCTCCACAGCGCGAGCTCTGGATCCGGCGCCACCGTGCGGGCGAGCTCCGGCCCCAGCCTCACCACGTCCGCGCCGGTGGCGCTCTTCTCCGCGGGCTGCGAGCGGCCCTTGCCGGCGGCGCAGCTCCACCGTAGGCGGACCTCGCTGGCGGGATCCTCCCTCCCCTGCCCGATGCCGCCTACCCCTGCTCCCTCCGATGGCGGCCGGGCGGATCCGGACACCACGACGGCAGCCGCGCCTCCACCGATCTCCATCGGCCACGCCCCTGTGCCGGGCCCCTGCGTCGgtcgctcctccctctctctctgcagTGTTTTGCGTCGTCGTTCTCGACGACGTTTTTTTGCCTGCCGAGTCGGTTGCTACTCAAAATGACTGCCGTGTTTGCGTTCTCCGTTGGACCATGATTTTGGGACCCAAAACACTGTGCACTAGACATTTTGCGTTTGGGTCGCCATTTACCTACACTGTTGGAGACGGTCTAATATGTCACACCATGTCTGTAAAGCGTGAGGTTTGATTGTTACCTTTTTCTCTAAAAAAATAGAAGAGAGAATATAAACAAGACAAAAGCTCTGAAAGAATTGTGCTGGGCTGTGGAAGGCATCCAGGCTATCAGCATGACAAGTCTTATTAGCTTGGGTCCAGTGGGTGTACACAATCTACTTCTGCTATCCTCACAGTTTAGGCCCACATGTCACTTTGATTATAGTATCGGAGTATCTCTACCAGATCTCTCATCCAGTCCCCTATTCTTAAAATCTTACAGTATGGAGAATAAAGGTACTACACTAGATATCCTATCACATCTCAAAAGTGTCCCGAGGTGGATTTTGGGCACCTCCTGCAAGTTCTTAGCATCATGAATGAATCAAATGGCGCAACAAAACATCAAAAGGAACACGCTAAGAAGAAAGCAGGCCGAGTGAGCTGTGCCCAGTCAGCTTAGCCGACTTAGCCGGCTCACACTGTCAGGGTTATGATACCCCGAGTATCTCaagacaccgattagttagccGCTCGGGTGGCCCACGACGGCCAAGCTAGCATAAGCCCAACAACCATGGCCCATCTAAACCGCATGGACCTAGGTGATGCACAGAGGCAAGGGGACCATCACgacctcttcctcctccttccaCTGCATGCTACGCGACACCGCATGACCTTTCTTCCGTCCCGACCCCTAGAAGGGACGAGGAGGGGTTGAGCCCCATCGGGTGCGCCAACCCTGACAAGGGCAAACACGCCCCACTCACCCTGCCAGGACAGAGGGGACATCAATCACCTCAGTCAGGACAGACGCCATCCCTGCGCCATGCTACGGGTACAAGACAACACCGCCAGGTGGTGATGACCGGTACTGTGACCCACCGTCCAAATACAACCCGACGAGATGGGCATATGGCCCCACCCACCACGGGAGGGCGCAGAACCACTACCTTGAATTTCAAGGCCAACCAAGCCAATGAAGGCCCCGACCTCGCAGCTTGGGGTAGAGGCCACCGGCTCTGAGACCAGAAAGGCAGCCAATGACCGAGGGGCGGCTACCTACTCCCTCACTGTCACCACGACGCCACCAGGAGAACAGGAGATGATGACGAAGGCCATGGCGGGCTCACGTCGCACGGGACAATTGGTGAACCCCCATCGTGCCAGCAGTGTCGTCACGACAACCTCTATAGCATCACGCCACGCCATGCTACcacgtgggcacaagaccatgacgacaaccataCCCGGATGTATGCTGACACCAAGACAAGACGACCTTCCTTGCAAGCCAAGTTTACTAGTTTCTCCTCCCTCGGGCTCACGACCACTCAGTCGGGAGAACCTATCTCTCTGTATGCATCCTGGCCTCctagactctatataagggtggcCAGGTCTCCCTTCCATGGGGACGGACTCTCGAGACTTCATTCGGGTAGTCCCTCACCACTCTCCTACCTCTTTTCCTCTTCTTACACAccctattgtaagaacttcagagtatTCAACCAAGGAACACACACTCGAACTctctctaagactggacgtatcgggctctggcctaaaccggtataattccttgtgtctttggatgctaccatcatcttcctagagtagcGCGACATACGTATAAATTCACTCATTGGTCAAacaaacaccaatagttggcacgccaggtcgGGGACAGTTGCGCACTCAccttgttgagaaggaagcgatggctcctcgcaccTTTGACGGACTTGCCCATGGAACGGCCTCCGACAGCCGCATTTGCCCAAGGAACCCAAAGTTCGTCAATGTCAATGGGCCAGCGCCCACATTCGCCTTCGGCTACGACCAGGTCCTCCATCCTAGAGTCCTGGACCCCATGGTATACGGTGGACACACTCTCAAAATGGTCCTAGGAGGCCGCATCCCTGAGTTCACCTACGTAGGGGCACCTCCTTTCATCTCTGGCCATGGCCAGGTCTTCCACCCTGGAAACCTAGGACCCGTGGTCTACGGCGAAACCACTCACGGAACGACCCATGTTGGCCGCATCCAAGAGTTCATCAACATGGGAGGGTCAATACCCTCCATCacctttggccatggctgggtCCCCACCTTAGAAGCCTAGGTTCCATGGCAGGACCTCACCTTCAGCAGTACCTTTGCAATCGGCAGAGCATGAACGCCCAATGCATGCGTGAGCGGTGGGAGAATCCTCAACCCCTACAACATCTTGGTGTGTGGCTCCAAGAGCACGCTATGCGCAAGCCTGACCCCGCCGTCAATAGAGAGGATGGGGACATCTCCTCCGACCTAAAAAGGTGCTTCATGATCTCCGGCAGGCTCCTGCCCACAAACCAAAGCGCGAGCGGAGTTTCATGATCAGAGAGGCAGTGTGGCCACGTCTTAGGCCAAGGCCACCCCGGTCTACCTAAAATGGTCG encodes:
- the LOC136473595 gene encoding inositol-tetrakisphosphate 1-kinase 4-like, with the translated sequence MAEQSLSSSPPPAAAGGGGSGGSSSVRPPAVYTIGYAMLPNKHDTFVQPSFIDLAAQHGIRFVAVDASRPLVEQGPFDLVVHKLYGQPWRAQLEAYSALHPDVPIIDPPANIERILDRFTMLDVVSGLDSVAVPRQVIVHDAGALLQLVDDDAVLGDLRFPLIAKPVEVDGSAASHNLCLVYRREGLRGLRAPLVLQEFVNHGGVLFKVYVVADHATCVTRSSLPHVPHERLQDLTADAAVPFANISLLAPTTAVGDESAKVPPPQEFVDKVARELRRAVGLHLINFDLIRTRDAQGDAKYLVLDINYCPGYSKMPGFEPVLTEFFLEMLRSRPVRDDRPGPGAGLGVDEARKAEAEPTSVIPSGAEPRQLVQA